One Megachile rotundata isolate GNS110a chromosome 5, iyMegRotu1, whole genome shotgun sequence genomic region harbors:
- the LOC100875052 gene encoding uncharacterized protein LOC100875052 isoform X5: MAKGKLRGSDSNNKLTASNATFKNGETYTSEFEINEIPPSARTLLTKGYIQDGINFDSGATVSTRGRFMTDQEKLRCPNERPLYLYIQGHTKHNVDLAIQKINEIIKTEHQSSLNRPSRFTNAPPPLMSLHSGVTSVEKICVGIENAPEGFDLRGRIIGASGANLLYIRGETGANVTLRGRGSQFIDPVLGTESPEPLHLYIEHPKPEALQNAKQLAVNLIQTMQSELQSYIQQQPPPVQSQQVIEQSQIQQTQFQTMNIGTLGQPNVVTIQHQDIIQHPQSSVVTLPATILTATVAGAPGSGITVPPPGVHIPPHSGPLVPPPQTQEIQTFMPPPPVGQVQLIGPPSTVSQVQYQIHPGQPLQIQGIQPGSQSSPQPVTQMYVMSQPPPQNPAQQNFITSSNVPVSGAVSYVYTQPNVQRPSTPSQGIIEAVNVNLQQPPPAAPINITQQPPPPLLHLHFPPPNFPPNQPPPPVPQTYQIQYQQVQAPASQSQTQFVLQPGEHIVPPQLQQNHEQSQAVAQHMLPPQFEGHAPQFHLQVPPPSTQTFLVPNAQSPQHPQQHPLPPGGEVQHQQEGSVDQGPHPQPVPPPQIVPPPSAAQMPNSMNILTSIPPPTQAPPPQNAPWLYQTQQPQQMLQSQGQLQVQMPPANIPLHNVPPPQVQAQIQYHAQHMQYQNGHVPPQVHYTVQPPPQQFEQKPDSSEQKSHGVKRRFSDVETNPEASPYQCVPLPAQRHGTGREGDRQQQVLHGPSPTSMGLPHGDRNKLLMPPPHPDHGLGRKSRLNKLNGNCNTILTPWTEMYCVP; the protein is encoded by the exons ATGGCTAAAGGAAAATTAAGAGGATCAGATTCGAATAATAAG ctGACAGCTTCAAATGCAACCTTTAAAAATGGGGAGACATATACGTCAGAgtttgaaattaatgaaataccACCTAGTGCCCGCACATTGCTTACAAAGGGTTATATACAAGATGGAATCAATTTTGATTCAG GTGCTACTGTGTCAACCCGTGGACGTTTCATGACAGACCAAGAAAAGTTACGATGTCCTAATGAACGTCCTTTGTACCTTTACATACAGGGACATACTAAACATAATGTGGATT tggctatacaaaaaattaatgaGATTATCAAAACTGAACATCAAAGTTCTTTAAATAGGCCAAGTAGATTTACTAATGCACCACCACCTCTTATGAGTTTACATTCCGGAGTTACATCCGTA GAAAAAATTTGTGTTGGGATAGAGAATGCTCCAGAAGGGTTTGACTTACGAGGTAGAATTATAGGTGCAAGTGGtgcaaatttattatacattaggGGTGAAACAGGTGCAAATGTAACTTTGAGGGGTAGAGGATCACAGTTTATTGATCCAGTTTTAGGAACTGAATCTCCGGAGCCTCTACATTTGTATATAGA GCATCCAAAACCAGAAGCATTACAAAATGCAAAACAGTTAGCAGTTAATTTAATTCAAACAATGCAGTCTGAACTACAGTCATACATACAGCAACAACCACCTCCTGTACAGTCACAGCAAGTTATAGAGCAATCACAAATACAACAAA caCAATTTCAAACTATGAATATTGGTACCTTGGGACAACCTAATGTTGTTACTATACAACATCAAG ATATTATACAACATCCACAAAGTAGTGTAGTAACATTACCAGCAACAATTCTCACTGCTACAGTAGCTGGTGCACCAGGATCTGGTATAACAGTCCCTCCACCTGGAGTACACATTCCTCCTCATTCTGGACCATTAGTACCACCCCCACAAACTCag GAGATACAAACATTTATGCCACCTCCACCAGTTGGACAAGTACAATTAATTGGTCCTCCATCAACAGTAAGTCAAGTGCAATATCAAATTCATCCTGGACAACCACTTCAGATTCAAGGGATTCAACCTGGGTCACAATCATCACCTCAACCCGTGACTCAGATGTATGTGATGAGTCAACCACCACCTCAGAATCCAGCTcaacaaaatttcattacaaGTAGCAATGTGCCAGTCAGTGGTGCGGTTTCTTATGTTTATACACAACCGAATGTACAGAGGCCTTCTACGCCATCGCAAGGAATAATTGAAGCCGTAAACGTGAATTTACAACAACCACCGCCAGCAGCTCCGATTAATATAACTCAGCAACCACCTCCGCCGCTATTGCATCTCCATTTTCCTCCACCAAATTTTCCTCCAAATCAGCCACCACCTCCAGTACCGCAAACTTATCAAATACAATACCAACAAGTTCAAGCGCCTGCATCGCAATCGCAAACACAGTTTGTGTTACAACCCGGGGAACATATTGTTCCACCACAGTTGCAACAAAATCATGAACAGTCTCAGGCTGTGGCTCAACATATGTTACCTCCACAATTTGAAGGTCATGCTCCTCAGTTTCATTTACAAGTACCACCTCCGTCTACCCAAACTTTCCTAGTTCCTAACGCTCAATCACCTCAACATCCTCAACAACATCCTCTTCCTCCTGGAGGTGAAGTACAACATCAACAAGAAGGATCAGTGGATCAAGGGCCACATCCTCAACCAGTACCACCTCCACAAATTGTACCACCACCATCAGCTGCTCAAATGCCAAATTCTATGAATATTCTTACTAGTATTCCGCCACCGACGCAAGCACCACCCCCACAAAATGCTCCATGGCTGTATCAAACACAGCAACCCCAGCAAATGTTACAATCTCAGGGTCAATTGCAG GTCCAAATGCCACCTGCAAATATACCTCTGCATAATGTACCTCCGCCTCAAGTTCAAGCACAGATACAGTACCATGCACAGCATATGCAATATCAGAATGGACATGTCCCACCTCAAGTACATTACACGGTTCAACCACCACCTCAACAATTTGAACAAAAACCTGATTCGTCGGAACAGAAATCTCATGGGGTAAAGAGAAGATTTTCAGACGTTGAAACAAATCCG GAAGCATCGCCGTATCAATGTGTTCCCCTGCCTGCTCAGCGTCACGGAACAGG CAGAGAAGGTGATCGACAGCAGCAAGTCTTACATGGCCCATCACCAACATCTATGGGTCTACCACATGGAGATCGAAACAAGCTGCTAATGCCACCTCCACATCCAG ATCATGGGTTAGGTAGAAAGAGCAGATTGAATAAGCTGAACGGTAATTGTAACACCATACTGACACCATGGACTGAAATGTATTGTGTTCCCTAA